The following are from one region of the Takifugu rubripes chromosome 12, fTakRub1.2, whole genome shotgun sequence genome:
- the anxa14 gene encoding annexin A2 isoform X1: MDPEYFKSWNMSWGTLGTVRPFPNFHPERDAVELQAALEKKDTVTLVRILTNRSNAQRQVLAKTFEDITQKDLEGAVKKAVTGDLAALLLSLLMPPQEHDAYRFQQAMAGLGTDEETLIEILSMRSRKQLDDISAAYTFLYKKDLEKELRGETSGDFAKLVVALLHKECVTGSVQRDMETLLIAVNSKKADGKPWIDMLTSRDPEHLKKVLAELEVECGQNVDHIFEKRFSGDFRLGLKVLAQCIQSPYAYLAKRLTNTKSSVLQGIMVSHSEEDLLCIRVAYLKLTGASLYTSLQKQFKGDHLQALLAVCRSED, from the exons atggaCCCTGAGTACTTCAAATCCTGG AACATGTCCTGGGGAACCCTTGGAACGGTACGGCCTTTTCCCAATTTCCACCCGGAGCGGGATGCCGTGGAGCTCCAGGCAGCGCTGGAGAAGAAAG ATACGGTGACGCTGGTGAGGATCCTGACCAATCGCAGCAACGCTCAGAGACAAGTGCTTGCTAAGACCTTTGAAGACATTACACAAAAG GACCTGGAAGGTGCTGTGAAGAAGGCTGTGACTGGAGATCTGGCCGCTCTGCTACTCAGCCTGCTGATGCCTCCTCAGGAACATGATGCTTACCGCTTTCAGCAGGCCATGGCG gGTTTAGGCACTGACGAGGAGACGCTGATAGAGATCTTGTCCATGCGATCCAGAAAGCAGCTTGATGACATCAGTGctgcatacacatttt TGTATAAGAAGGACTTAGagaaggagctgagaggagagacCAGTGGGGACTTTGCCAAACTTGTAGTGGCACTGCTTCAT AAAGAATGTGTTACTGGTTCTGTTCAGAGGGATATGGAG ACTCTTTTAATAGCAGTAAACTCTAAAAAAGCTGATGGAAAACCCTGGATTGACATGCTGACATCCAGAGACCCAGAGCATCTTAAGAAAG TCCTggcggagctggaggtggagtgTGGCCAGAACGTGGATCACATTTTCGAGAAACGGTTTTCGGGCGATTTTCGATTGGGTTTGAAAGTTTTAG CACAGTGCATTCAAAGCCCCTACGCCTACCTGGCCAAAAGACTAACCAACACCAAG AGCTCAGTGTTGCAGGGAATCATGGTGTCTCATAGTGAGGAAGACTTGCTGTGCATCCGAGTAGCCTATTTGAAGCTAACAGGTGCTTCCCTTTACACATCCCTACAG AAGCAGTTCAAGGGAGACCATCTGCAGGCTCTGCTGGCCGTCTGCCGCTCAGAAGATTAA
- the anxa14 gene encoding annexin A2 isoform X2, which produces MSWGTLGTVRPFPNFHPERDAVELQAALEKKDTVTLVRILTNRSNAQRQVLAKTFEDITQKDLEGAVKKAVTGDLAALLLSLLMPPQEHDAYRFQQAMAGLGTDEETLIEILSMRSRKQLDDISAAYTFLYKKDLEKELRGETSGDFAKLVVALLHKECVTGSVQRDMETLLIAVNSKKADGKPWIDMLTSRDPEHLKKVLAELEVECGQNVDHIFEKRFSGDFRLGLKVLAQCIQSPYAYLAKRLTNTKSSVLQGIMVSHSEEDLLCIRVAYLKLTGASLYTSLQKQFKGDHLQALLAVCRSED; this is translated from the exons ATGTCCTGGGGAACCCTTGGAACGGTACGGCCTTTTCCCAATTTCCACCCGGAGCGGGATGCCGTGGAGCTCCAGGCAGCGCTGGAGAAGAAAG ATACGGTGACGCTGGTGAGGATCCTGACCAATCGCAGCAACGCTCAGAGACAAGTGCTTGCTAAGACCTTTGAAGACATTACACAAAAG GACCTGGAAGGTGCTGTGAAGAAGGCTGTGACTGGAGATCTGGCCGCTCTGCTACTCAGCCTGCTGATGCCTCCTCAGGAACATGATGCTTACCGCTTTCAGCAGGCCATGGCG gGTTTAGGCACTGACGAGGAGACGCTGATAGAGATCTTGTCCATGCGATCCAGAAAGCAGCTTGATGACATCAGTGctgcatacacatttt TGTATAAGAAGGACTTAGagaaggagctgagaggagagacCAGTGGGGACTTTGCCAAACTTGTAGTGGCACTGCTTCAT AAAGAATGTGTTACTGGTTCTGTTCAGAGGGATATGGAG ACTCTTTTAATAGCAGTAAACTCTAAAAAAGCTGATGGAAAACCCTGGATTGACATGCTGACATCCAGAGACCCAGAGCATCTTAAGAAAG TCCTggcggagctggaggtggagtgTGGCCAGAACGTGGATCACATTTTCGAGAAACGGTTTTCGGGCGATTTTCGATTGGGTTTGAAAGTTTTAG CACAGTGCATTCAAAGCCCCTACGCCTACCTGGCCAAAAGACTAACCAACACCAAG AGCTCAGTGTTGCAGGGAATCATGGTGTCTCATAGTGAGGAAGACTTGCTGTGCATCCGAGTAGCCTATTTGAAGCTAACAGGTGCTTCCCTTTACACATCCCTACAG AAGCAGTTCAAGGGAGACCATCTGCAGGCTCTGCTGGCCGTCTGCCGCTCAGAAGATTAA
- the LOC115251722 gene encoding mucin-5AC-like, with protein sequence MKVDQDKTREHTQNRTFQHLCFSSSSLSNMKILGICSLLLLAKSNAESTPRPSTTTTPNTTLEGTNNSTMGPSTTTMGTSTTTMGTSTTTMGTSTTTMGTSTTTTGTSTTTMGTSTTTTGTTTMGTSTTTMGTSTTTMGTSTTTMRPSTTTMGTSTTTMGTSTTTMGPSTTTMGPSTTTMRPSTTTMRPSTTTMGPSTTTMRPSTTTMGPSTTTMGPSTTTMGTSTTTMGTSTTTMGPSTTTMGTSTTTMGTSTTTMGTSTTTMGPSTTTMDTSTTTMGTSTTTMGTSTTTMGPSTTTMGTSTTTMGTSTTTMGPSTTTMGPSTTTMGTSTTTMGTSTTTMGTANTTMGPEVTTVNSTVTNATTTPQTTPGNGGSVLTASLLFPLLSAVLWVL encoded by the exons ATGAAGGTTGACCAAGATAAAACCAGAGAACATACACAGAACAGGACATTTCAACatctctgcttcagctcctcttctctctccaacATGAAGATCCTGGGAATTTGTTCACTGTTGCTGCTGGCAAAG TCCAATGCCGAATCCACCCCTCGCCCCAGCACCACCACAACGCCTAACACCACTCTAGAAGGCACTAACAACTCCACAATGGGCCCCAGCACCACTACAAtgggcaccagcaccaccacgaTGGGGACCAGCACCACTACAAtgggcaccagcaccaccacgaTGGGGACCAGCACCACTACAAcgggcaccagcaccaccacgaTGGGGACCAGCACCACTACAACGGGCACCACTACGATGGGCACCAGCACCACTACGATGGGCACCAGCACCACTACAATGGGCACCAGCACCACTACAATGCGCCCCAGCACCACTACAATGGGTACCAGCACCACCACAAtgggcaccagcaccaccacaatGGGCCCCAGCACCACTACAATGGGCCCCAGCACCACTACAATGCGCCCCAGCACCACTACAATGCGCCCCAGCACCACTACAATGGGCCCCAGCACCACTACAATGCGCCCCAGCACCACTACAATGGGCCCCAGCACCACTACAATGGGCCCCAGCACCACTACAAtgggcaccagcaccaccacaatGGGCACCAGCACCACTACGATGGGCCCCAGCACCACTACGAtgggcaccagcaccaccacgatgggcaccagcaccaccacaatGGGCACCAGCACCACTACAATGGGCCCCAGCACCACTACAATGGATACCAGCACCACTACAATGGGCACCAGCACCACTACAATGGGCACCAGCACCACTACAATGGGCCCCAGCACCACTACGAtgggcaccagcaccaccacgaTGGGGACCAGCACCACTACAATGGGCCCCAGCACCACTACAATGGGCCCCAGCACCACTACGAtgggcaccagcaccaccacgaTGGGGACCAGCACCACTACAATGGGCACAGCCAACACTACAATGGGCCCCGAAGTCACCACAGTGAATTCCACCGTCACCAATGCAACAACAACTCCTCAGACCACCCCGGGTAACGGAGGCTCAGTCCTCACAGCTTCGCTGCTGTTCCCTCTTCTGTCTGCGGTGCTCTGGGTGCTTTGA